The Oreochromis niloticus isolate F11D_XX linkage group LG13, O_niloticus_UMD_NMBU, whole genome shotgun sequence genome has a window encoding:
- the ccser2a gene encoding serine-rich coiled-coil domain-containing protein 2 isoform X4: protein MEENAPIRSAMVSRLPKFGGRSSTSGTSAVSNGSAHPATPTQDGKVAPSATRPNGVIQASPFSLKLKRDEGVNPSSPSIPTAPEDESEDKAQTQLPSVIKEVKNGSPATPKMRRSGSLMVAVSSPKAIQKQSSKMTPKVGTKLGQSPMNGSSKTGSNSASIPTQTGLESRLVRPRLGSSSTRSNSQDSLSQSSESLKIVALDNMVRSNSFTHFKQIPSPTSEPMIRSFSFNRAVELAKPLANTQLRPPRSTFIKPPQLSNGRVGLGLHGSPGGSGGLGGVGGLQYNKTSSVASSLPGPLITTIPTTPRTLRKPLLPSSVLTKSMASSGGSLCYKFPRTGQAKQQKSLLAGNIKEDISSSTASDCVGLLENESTYKAEKVDSQSESDRSSGNAEGKGGGSGALGHSEADQTAAETLEDMSLSSASSLERGDNSEEFLDDFDSVGDVFSDGDLPDNRKAASDAQLDSLLNETSDWESVDLTGHKEESPMQESQGSLMLSPEQTDAPQISSVELSPSNSSGGTYMWDEEGLEPLGGPAAHRLDSYDDSELNSIDILNNLDPLATGELDDDDLMLDVDLPEDGLHETDRMSHIERPERANRQGQRRKHHRWSGSDHFHNDNRAHVLQHYDGFRASKNSARKEGREHGYMPMLDGLALEHMTQDCSFLKNQLLKLKTLLELEDTDAPADVPVESEDSTSATQLEVLVKEVQVLREELRSRDKIIAQLTLQCQELQQQHQQEQISATGQQVKCQCHHQRAPSSLRQSDRQVDKRMQHQYDKATQTYWRPPNHASEDHFLRSCFAALLR from the exons ATGGAAGAAAACGCACCCATCAGGTCTGCCATGGTATCCAGACTGCCTAAGTTCGGTGGACGCTCCTCAACTAGTGGCACCAGTGCTGTTTCTAATGGTTCTGCACATCCAGCCACCCCTACTCAAGATGGCAAGGTTGCTCCATCAGCAACACGCCCAAATGGTGTGATCCAAGCGTCACCCTTTTCCCTAAAATTGAAGAGAGATGAGGGGGTAAACCCCTCTAGTCCATCCATTCCCACTGCCCCTGAGGATGAAAGTGAAGACAAGGCTCAGACACAGCTTCCCTCTGTGATCAAGGAAGTAAAGAATGGCTCTCCAGCAACACCTAAGATGCGCAGATCAGGCTCTTTGATGGTGGCTGTCTCAAGCCCAAAGGCTATTCAAAAGCAATCCTCAAAGATGACTCCCAAAGTTGGGACCAAGTTAGGGCAGAGCCCCATGAATGGAAGTTCTAAAACAGGTAGTAATAGTGCAAGCATTCCTACTCAGACAGGGTTGGAGTCTCGGCTTGTGCGACCAAGGTTAGGCTCTAGCTCTACCAGAAGCAACTCTCAAGACAGCCTGTCTCAGTCCAGTGAGAGCCTGAAGATTGTAGCACTGGACAACATGGTTCGTTCAAATAGTTTCACTCACTTTAAACAGATTCCCTCGCCCACTAGTGAGCCTATGATACGGTCTTTCTCTTTTAATCGGGCTGTGGAACTAGCCAAGCCTCTGGCCAACACTCAGCTGCGGCCTCCTCGGAGTACTTTTATCAAACCCCCTCAACTGAGTAATGGAAGAGTGGGTTTAGGACTGCATGGCAGCCCTGGAGGTTCAGGTGGTTTAGGTGGGGTTGGAGGACTTCAGTACAACAAAACTTCTTCAGTTGCGTCCTCTCTGCCTGGCCCTTTGATCACTACAATACCAACTACTCCTCGTACTTTAAGGAAGCCTCTGCTCCCCAGTAGTGTGTTGACCAAGTCAATGGCAAGCAGTGGGGGGTCACTGTGCTACAAATTTCCCCGAACTGGGCAGGCTAAACAGCAGAAGTCTCTTTTAGCAGGTAACATTAAGGAGGATATCAGCTCTTCAACTGCCTCTGATTGTGTAGGTCTACTGGAGAATGAATCAACCTACAAGGCTGAAAAAGTAGATTCTCAAAGTGAAAGTGACAGAAGCTCTGGGAATGCAgaaggaaaaggaggaggaagtgGTGCTCTTGGGCACAGTGAAGCTGACCAAACAGCAGCCGAGACCCTGGAAGACATGTCCTTATCTTCTGCTTCATCTCTAGAGAGAGGTGACAACAGTGAGGAGTTTCTAGATGACTTCGACAGTGTGGGAGATGTTTTCAGTGATGGGGACCTGCCTGACAATAGAAAAGCTGCCAGTGATGCCCAGCTAGACAGCCTCCTAAATGAGACCAGTGACTGGGAGTCTGTGGATCTGACTG GTCATAAGGAAGAAAGTCCTATGCAGGAGTCCCAAGGATCACTGATGCTATCTCCAGAGCAGACTGATGCCCCCCAGATTTCATCTGTGGAGCTGTCACCCTCCAACAGCTCCGGTGGAACCTACATGTGGGATGAAGAGGGGCTTGAGCCCCTTGGGGGGCCTGCAGCTCACCGGTTAGACAGCTATGATGACTCAGAGCTGAACAGCATA GACATCCTTAACAACCTGGACCCTCTGGCAACAGGAGAATTGGATGATGATGACCTCATGCTGGATGTGGACCTCCCAGAGGATGGCTTGCATG AGACTGATAGGATGTCCCACATTGAGCGCCCGGAGCGGGCCAATCGGCAGGGGCAGCGGCGTAAACACCATCGTTGGAGTGGGTCAGATCACTTTCATAATGATAACAG gGCTCACGTCTTGCAACATTATGATGGTTTCAGAGCTTCAAAGAACTCAGCCCGAAAGGAAGGCAGGGAGCATGGCTACATGCCAATGTTAGATGGACTTGCACTCGAGCACATGACTCAGGACTGCAGCTTCCTCAAGAACCAGCTGCTCAAGCTCAAAACGTTACTAGAG CTTGAGGATACAGACGCTCCAGCAGATGTTCCTGTGGAATCTGAAGACAGTACCTCTGCAACACAG ttGGAGGTGCTGGTAAAGGAAGTGCAGGTGCTCAGAGAGGAACTGAGGAGTCGAGACAAGATCATTGCTCAGCTCACACTGCAGTGTCAagaactacaacaacaacatcaacaggAACAGATT TCTGCTACAGGCCAGCAGGTCAAGTGTCAGTGCCACCACCAGAGGGCTCCGTCTTCACTAAGACAGAGCGACAGACAGGTGGACAAACGTATGCAACACCAATATGATAAGGCCACTCAGACGTACTGGAGACCACCAAACCATGCT AGTGAAGACCATTTCCTGCGCTCTTGTTTTGCAGCCTTGTTGAGATAG
- the ccser2a gene encoding serine-rich coiled-coil domain-containing protein 2 isoform X3 produces MEENAPIRSAMVSRLPKFGGRSSTSGTSAVSNGSAHPATPTQDGKVAPSATRPNGVIQASPFSLKLKRDEGVNPSSPSIPTAPEDESEDKAQTQLPSVIKEVKNGSPATPKMRRSGSLMVAVSSPKAIQKQSSKMTPKVGTKLGQSPMNGSSKTGSNSASIPTQTGLESRLVRPRLGSSSTRSNSQDSLSQSSESLKIVALDNMVRSNSFTHFKQIPSPTSEPMIRSFSFNRAVELAKPLANTQLRPPRSTFIKPPQLSNGRVGLGLHGSPGGSGGLGGVGGLQYNKTSSVASSLPGPLITTIPTTPRTLRKPLLPSSVLTKSMASSGGSLCYKFPRTGQAKQQKSLLAGNIKEDISSSTASDCVGLLENESTYKAEKVDSQSESDRSSGNAEGKGGGSGALGHSEADQTAAETLEDMSLSSASSLERGDNSEEFLDDFDSVGDVFSDGDLPDNRKAASDAQLDSLLNETSDWESVDLTGHKEESPMQESQGSLMLSPEQTDAPQISSVELSPSNSSGGTYMWDEEGLEPLGGPAAHRLDSYDDSELNSIDILNNLDPLATGELDDDDLMLDVDLPEDGLHETDRMSHIERPERANRQGQRRKHHRWSGSDHFHNDNRAHVLQHYDGFRASKNSARKEGREHGYMPMLDGLALEHMTQDCSFLKNQLLKLKTLLELEDTDAPADVPVESEDSTSATQLEVLVKEVQVLREELRSRDKIIAQLTLQCQELQQQHQQEQISATGQQVKCQCHHQRAPSSLRQSDRQVDKRMQHQYDKATQTYWRPPNHAGVLPTPLLSPWQAQHQGLTRTSMPQRRQTSNTTAFQPLSQRAPPPGKTSKNNPYRGPQ; encoded by the exons ATGGAAGAAAACGCACCCATCAGGTCTGCCATGGTATCCAGACTGCCTAAGTTCGGTGGACGCTCCTCAACTAGTGGCACCAGTGCTGTTTCTAATGGTTCTGCACATCCAGCCACCCCTACTCAAGATGGCAAGGTTGCTCCATCAGCAACACGCCCAAATGGTGTGATCCAAGCGTCACCCTTTTCCCTAAAATTGAAGAGAGATGAGGGGGTAAACCCCTCTAGTCCATCCATTCCCACTGCCCCTGAGGATGAAAGTGAAGACAAGGCTCAGACACAGCTTCCCTCTGTGATCAAGGAAGTAAAGAATGGCTCTCCAGCAACACCTAAGATGCGCAGATCAGGCTCTTTGATGGTGGCTGTCTCAAGCCCAAAGGCTATTCAAAAGCAATCCTCAAAGATGACTCCCAAAGTTGGGACCAAGTTAGGGCAGAGCCCCATGAATGGAAGTTCTAAAACAGGTAGTAATAGTGCAAGCATTCCTACTCAGACAGGGTTGGAGTCTCGGCTTGTGCGACCAAGGTTAGGCTCTAGCTCTACCAGAAGCAACTCTCAAGACAGCCTGTCTCAGTCCAGTGAGAGCCTGAAGATTGTAGCACTGGACAACATGGTTCGTTCAAATAGTTTCACTCACTTTAAACAGATTCCCTCGCCCACTAGTGAGCCTATGATACGGTCTTTCTCTTTTAATCGGGCTGTGGAACTAGCCAAGCCTCTGGCCAACACTCAGCTGCGGCCTCCTCGGAGTACTTTTATCAAACCCCCTCAACTGAGTAATGGAAGAGTGGGTTTAGGACTGCATGGCAGCCCTGGAGGTTCAGGTGGTTTAGGTGGGGTTGGAGGACTTCAGTACAACAAAACTTCTTCAGTTGCGTCCTCTCTGCCTGGCCCTTTGATCACTACAATACCAACTACTCCTCGTACTTTAAGGAAGCCTCTGCTCCCCAGTAGTGTGTTGACCAAGTCAATGGCAAGCAGTGGGGGGTCACTGTGCTACAAATTTCCCCGAACTGGGCAGGCTAAACAGCAGAAGTCTCTTTTAGCAGGTAACATTAAGGAGGATATCAGCTCTTCAACTGCCTCTGATTGTGTAGGTCTACTGGAGAATGAATCAACCTACAAGGCTGAAAAAGTAGATTCTCAAAGTGAAAGTGACAGAAGCTCTGGGAATGCAgaaggaaaaggaggaggaagtgGTGCTCTTGGGCACAGTGAAGCTGACCAAACAGCAGCCGAGACCCTGGAAGACATGTCCTTATCTTCTGCTTCATCTCTAGAGAGAGGTGACAACAGTGAGGAGTTTCTAGATGACTTCGACAGTGTGGGAGATGTTTTCAGTGATGGGGACCTGCCTGACAATAGAAAAGCTGCCAGTGATGCCCAGCTAGACAGCCTCCTAAATGAGACCAGTGACTGGGAGTCTGTGGATCTGACTG GTCATAAGGAAGAAAGTCCTATGCAGGAGTCCCAAGGATCACTGATGCTATCTCCAGAGCAGACTGATGCCCCCCAGATTTCATCTGTGGAGCTGTCACCCTCCAACAGCTCCGGTGGAACCTACATGTGGGATGAAGAGGGGCTTGAGCCCCTTGGGGGGCCTGCAGCTCACCGGTTAGACAGCTATGATGACTCAGAGCTGAACAGCATA GACATCCTTAACAACCTGGACCCTCTGGCAACAGGAGAATTGGATGATGATGACCTCATGCTGGATGTGGACCTCCCAGAGGATGGCTTGCATG AGACTGATAGGATGTCCCACATTGAGCGCCCGGAGCGGGCCAATCGGCAGGGGCAGCGGCGTAAACACCATCGTTGGAGTGGGTCAGATCACTTTCATAATGATAACAG gGCTCACGTCTTGCAACATTATGATGGTTTCAGAGCTTCAAAGAACTCAGCCCGAAAGGAAGGCAGGGAGCATGGCTACATGCCAATGTTAGATGGACTTGCACTCGAGCACATGACTCAGGACTGCAGCTTCCTCAAGAACCAGCTGCTCAAGCTCAAAACGTTACTAGAG CTTGAGGATACAGACGCTCCAGCAGATGTTCCTGTGGAATCTGAAGACAGTACCTCTGCAACACAG ttGGAGGTGCTGGTAAAGGAAGTGCAGGTGCTCAGAGAGGAACTGAGGAGTCGAGACAAGATCATTGCTCAGCTCACACTGCAGTGTCAagaactacaacaacaacatcaacaggAACAGATT TCTGCTACAGGCCAGCAGGTCAAGTGTCAGTGCCACCACCAGAGGGCTCCGTCTTCACTAAGACAGAGCGACAGACAGGTGGACAAACGTATGCAACACCAATATGATAAGGCCACTCAGACGTACTGGAGACCACCAAACCATGCT
- the ccser2a gene encoding serine-rich coiled-coil domain-containing protein 2 isoform X2 has protein sequence MEENAPIRSAMVSRLPKFGGRSSTSGTSAVSNGSAHPATPTQDGKVAPSATRPNGVIQASPFSLKLKRDEGVNPSSPSIPTAPEDESEDKAQTQLPSVIKEVKNGSPATPKMRRSGSLMVAVSSPKAIQKQSSKMTPKVGTKLGQSPMNGSSKTGSNSASIPTQTGLESRLVRPRLGSSSTRSNSQDSLSQSSESLKIVALDNMVRSNSFTHFKQIPSPTSEPMIRSFSFNRAVELAKPLANTQLRPPRSTFIKPPQLSNGRVGLGLHGSPGGSGGLGGVGGLQYNKTSSVASSLPGPLITTIPTTPRTLRKPLLPSSVLTKSMASSGGSLCYKFPRTGQAKQQKSLLAGNIKEDISSSTASDCVGLLENESTYKAEKVDSQSESDRSSGNAEGKGGGSGALGHSEADQTAAETLEDMSLSSASSLERGDNSEEFLDDFDSVGDVFSDGDLPDNRKAASDAQLDSLLNETSDWESVDLTGHKEESPMQESQGSLMLSPEQTDAPQISSVELSPSNSSGGTYMWDEEGLEPLGGPAAHRLDSYDDSELNSIDILNNLDPLATGELDDDDLMLDVDLPEDGLHETDRMSHIERPERANRQGQRRKHHRWSGSDHFHNDNRAHVLQHYDGFRASKNSARKEGREHGYMPMLDGLALEHMTQDCSFLKNQLLKLKTLLELEDTDAPADVPVESEDSTSATQLEVLVKEVQVLREELRSRDKIIAQLTLQCQELQQQHQQEQISATGQQVKCQCHHQRAPSSLRQSDRQVDKRMQHQYDKATQTYWRPPNHAGVLPTPLLSPWQAQHQGLTRTSMPQRRQRVEHLVQYFTDTACLKYYGLSTPVSTSTSTREN, from the exons ATGGAAGAAAACGCACCCATCAGGTCTGCCATGGTATCCAGACTGCCTAAGTTCGGTGGACGCTCCTCAACTAGTGGCACCAGTGCTGTTTCTAATGGTTCTGCACATCCAGCCACCCCTACTCAAGATGGCAAGGTTGCTCCATCAGCAACACGCCCAAATGGTGTGATCCAAGCGTCACCCTTTTCCCTAAAATTGAAGAGAGATGAGGGGGTAAACCCCTCTAGTCCATCCATTCCCACTGCCCCTGAGGATGAAAGTGAAGACAAGGCTCAGACACAGCTTCCCTCTGTGATCAAGGAAGTAAAGAATGGCTCTCCAGCAACACCTAAGATGCGCAGATCAGGCTCTTTGATGGTGGCTGTCTCAAGCCCAAAGGCTATTCAAAAGCAATCCTCAAAGATGACTCCCAAAGTTGGGACCAAGTTAGGGCAGAGCCCCATGAATGGAAGTTCTAAAACAGGTAGTAATAGTGCAAGCATTCCTACTCAGACAGGGTTGGAGTCTCGGCTTGTGCGACCAAGGTTAGGCTCTAGCTCTACCAGAAGCAACTCTCAAGACAGCCTGTCTCAGTCCAGTGAGAGCCTGAAGATTGTAGCACTGGACAACATGGTTCGTTCAAATAGTTTCACTCACTTTAAACAGATTCCCTCGCCCACTAGTGAGCCTATGATACGGTCTTTCTCTTTTAATCGGGCTGTGGAACTAGCCAAGCCTCTGGCCAACACTCAGCTGCGGCCTCCTCGGAGTACTTTTATCAAACCCCCTCAACTGAGTAATGGAAGAGTGGGTTTAGGACTGCATGGCAGCCCTGGAGGTTCAGGTGGTTTAGGTGGGGTTGGAGGACTTCAGTACAACAAAACTTCTTCAGTTGCGTCCTCTCTGCCTGGCCCTTTGATCACTACAATACCAACTACTCCTCGTACTTTAAGGAAGCCTCTGCTCCCCAGTAGTGTGTTGACCAAGTCAATGGCAAGCAGTGGGGGGTCACTGTGCTACAAATTTCCCCGAACTGGGCAGGCTAAACAGCAGAAGTCTCTTTTAGCAGGTAACATTAAGGAGGATATCAGCTCTTCAACTGCCTCTGATTGTGTAGGTCTACTGGAGAATGAATCAACCTACAAGGCTGAAAAAGTAGATTCTCAAAGTGAAAGTGACAGAAGCTCTGGGAATGCAgaaggaaaaggaggaggaagtgGTGCTCTTGGGCACAGTGAAGCTGACCAAACAGCAGCCGAGACCCTGGAAGACATGTCCTTATCTTCTGCTTCATCTCTAGAGAGAGGTGACAACAGTGAGGAGTTTCTAGATGACTTCGACAGTGTGGGAGATGTTTTCAGTGATGGGGACCTGCCTGACAATAGAAAAGCTGCCAGTGATGCCCAGCTAGACAGCCTCCTAAATGAGACCAGTGACTGGGAGTCTGTGGATCTGACTG GTCATAAGGAAGAAAGTCCTATGCAGGAGTCCCAAGGATCACTGATGCTATCTCCAGAGCAGACTGATGCCCCCCAGATTTCATCTGTGGAGCTGTCACCCTCCAACAGCTCCGGTGGAACCTACATGTGGGATGAAGAGGGGCTTGAGCCCCTTGGGGGGCCTGCAGCTCACCGGTTAGACAGCTATGATGACTCAGAGCTGAACAGCATA GACATCCTTAACAACCTGGACCCTCTGGCAACAGGAGAATTGGATGATGATGACCTCATGCTGGATGTGGACCTCCCAGAGGATGGCTTGCATG AGACTGATAGGATGTCCCACATTGAGCGCCCGGAGCGGGCCAATCGGCAGGGGCAGCGGCGTAAACACCATCGTTGGAGTGGGTCAGATCACTTTCATAATGATAACAG gGCTCACGTCTTGCAACATTATGATGGTTTCAGAGCTTCAAAGAACTCAGCCCGAAAGGAAGGCAGGGAGCATGGCTACATGCCAATGTTAGATGGACTTGCACTCGAGCACATGACTCAGGACTGCAGCTTCCTCAAGAACCAGCTGCTCAAGCTCAAAACGTTACTAGAG CTTGAGGATACAGACGCTCCAGCAGATGTTCCTGTGGAATCTGAAGACAGTACCTCTGCAACACAG ttGGAGGTGCTGGTAAAGGAAGTGCAGGTGCTCAGAGAGGAACTGAGGAGTCGAGACAAGATCATTGCTCAGCTCACACTGCAGTGTCAagaactacaacaacaacatcaacaggAACAGATT TCTGCTACAGGCCAGCAGGTCAAGTGTCAGTGCCACCACCAGAGGGCTCCGTCTTCACTAAGACAGAGCGACAGACAGGTGGACAAACGTATGCAACACCAATATGATAAGGCCACTCAGACGTACTGGAGACCACCAAACCATGCT